The Ciconia boyciana chromosome 15, ASM3463844v1, whole genome shotgun sequence genome has a segment encoding these proteins:
- the MMP11 gene encoding stromelysin-3 isoform X1, giving the protein MSDPAPPPGMARPPLPAAAALLAAALLHCAPAAPARRPKPDISRKHHTWKERSPWLSSLVNAVGTGMPAKGFPMGVDEQAARWNPLRCGVPDLPALLDGQNGRNRQKRFVLSGGRWDKTDLTYKIIRFPWQLVKAKVRRTIEEALKVWSDVTPLTFTEVQEGRADIVIDFTRYWHGDNLPFDGPGGILAHAFFPKTHREGDVHFDYDETWTIGNNLGTDLLQVAAHEFGHVLGLQHTAISKSLMSPFYIFRYPLSLSEDDKQGIQYLYGKPKLDPDPTPTQPAELPQPDLETNEITNVESVQPDACDTDFDAASTIRGELFFFKSCYVWRLRSGKLQDGYPALASRHWQGIPSSVDATFEDPLGNIWFFQDSQYWIYDGERQVSGPTPTVELGLPASPVQAALVWGTDKNKIYIFSGGNYWRFNPHTRQVDIIYPRTMADWRGIPQEIDAAFQDEFGFAYFLRGRDYWKFDPVQVKALEGYPRQISQDFFSCTPSSNSFR; this is encoded by the exons GACATCTCTCGAAAGCATCACACCTGGAAAGAGCGGAGTCCTTGGCTGTCTTCCTTGGTGAACGCTGTGGGGACCGGCATGCCCGCCAAGGGCTTCCCCATGGGTGTGGATGAGCAGGCGGCACGCTGGAACCCGCTCCGGTGCGGCGTGCCGGACCTCCCGGCATTGCTGGATGGCCAGAACGGGCGGAACCGGCAGAAGCGGTTCGTCCTTTCTGGCGGACGCTGGGACAAGACTGATCTCACCTACAA AATTATCAGGTTCCCATGGCAACTTGTAAAAGCTAAAGTGAGAAGGACCATTGAGGAAGCTTTGAAAGTCTGGAGTGACGTGACCCCACTGACCTTCACCGAGGTGCAGGAGGGCCGGGCTGACATCGTCATTGATTTCACAAG GTACTGGCATGGAGATAACTTGCCTTTTGATGGGCCTGGAGGGATCCTGGCACACGCGTTCTTCCCCAAGACACACCGGGAGGGAGACGTCCATTTTGACTATGACGAGACCTGGACGATTGGGAACAACCTGG GGACTGACCTCCTCCAAGTGGCTGCTCATGAGTTTGGCCACGTCCTGGGCCTGCAGCACACAGCTATCTCCAAGTCACTGATGTCTCCTTTCTACATCTTCCGCTACCCTCTAAGCCTGAGTGAGGATGACAAGCAAGGTATCCAGTACCTCTACGGGAAACCCAAACTGGATCCCGACCCAACGCCAACTCAGCCAGCAGAACTGCCCCAGCCGGACCTTGAAACAAATGAGATCACCAACGTGGAG TCTGTGCAGCCTGACGCCTGCGACACAGATTTTGATGCTGCGTCCACCATTCGAGGGGAGCTGTTCTTCTTCAAGTCTTGCTATGTGTGGCGGCTTCGATCTGGAAAGCTGCAGGACGGCTACCCAGCTCTGGCCTCCCGCCACTGGCAGGGGATCCCCAGTTCTGTTGATGCCACCTTCGAGGACCCTCTGGGCAACATCTGGTTTTTCCAAG ATTCTCAGTACTGGATTTACGATGGTGAGAGACAGGTATCTGGTCCCACCCCGACTGTGGAGCTGGGCCTCCCTGCATCccctgtgcaggcagctctggtGTGGGGGACTGATAAAAACAAGATCTACATCTTCAGTGGAGGCAACTACTGGCGCTTCAACCCTCACACCCGCCAGGTGGACATCATCTACCCCCGGACCATGGCCGACTGGCGTGGCATCCCACAGGAGATCGACGCGGCTTTTCAGGATGAGTTTG GCTTTGCCTATTTCCTGAGAGGCCGAGATTACTGGAAGTTCGATCCAGTCCAGGTGAAAGCGCTGGAGGGCTACCCACGCCAGATCAGCCAGGACTTCTTCAGCTGTACACCTTCCTCCAACTCCTTCAGATGA
- the MMP11 gene encoding stromelysin-3 isoform X2, with the protein MSDPAPPPGMARPPLPAAAALLAAALLHCAPAAPARRPKPDISRKHHTWKERSPWLSSLVNAVGTGMPAKGFPMGVDEQAARWNPLRCGVPDLPALLDGQNGRNRQKRFVLSGGRWDKTDLTYKIIRFPWQLVKAKVRRTIEEALKVWSDVTPLTFTEVQEGRADIVIDFTRYWHGDNLPFDGPGGILAHAFFPKTHREGDVHFDYDETWTIGNNLGTDLLQVAAHEFGHVLGLQHTAISKSLMSPFYIFRYPLSLSEDDKQGIQYLYGKPKLDPDPTPTQPAELPQPDLETNEITNVEGSCSSSSLAMCGGFDLESCRTATQLWPPATGRGSPVLLMPPSRTLWATSGFSKILSTGFTMVRDRYLVPPRLWSWASLHPLCRQLWCGGLIKTRSTSSVEATTGASTLTPARWTSSTPGPWPTGVASHRRSTRLFRMSLALPIS; encoded by the exons GACATCTCTCGAAAGCATCACACCTGGAAAGAGCGGAGTCCTTGGCTGTCTTCCTTGGTGAACGCTGTGGGGACCGGCATGCCCGCCAAGGGCTTCCCCATGGGTGTGGATGAGCAGGCGGCACGCTGGAACCCGCTCCGGTGCGGCGTGCCGGACCTCCCGGCATTGCTGGATGGCCAGAACGGGCGGAACCGGCAGAAGCGGTTCGTCCTTTCTGGCGGACGCTGGGACAAGACTGATCTCACCTACAA AATTATCAGGTTCCCATGGCAACTTGTAAAAGCTAAAGTGAGAAGGACCATTGAGGAAGCTTTGAAAGTCTGGAGTGACGTGACCCCACTGACCTTCACCGAGGTGCAGGAGGGCCGGGCTGACATCGTCATTGATTTCACAAG GTACTGGCATGGAGATAACTTGCCTTTTGATGGGCCTGGAGGGATCCTGGCACACGCGTTCTTCCCCAAGACACACCGGGAGGGAGACGTCCATTTTGACTATGACGAGACCTGGACGATTGGGAACAACCTGG GGACTGACCTCCTCCAAGTGGCTGCTCATGAGTTTGGCCACGTCCTGGGCCTGCAGCACACAGCTATCTCCAAGTCACTGATGTCTCCTTTCTACATCTTCCGCTACCCTCTAAGCCTGAGTGAGGATGACAAGCAAGGTATCCAGTACCTCTACGGGAAACCCAAACTGGATCCCGACCCAACGCCAACTCAGCCAGCAGAACTGCCCCAGCCGGACCTTGAAACAAATGAGATCACCAACGTGGAG GGGAGCTGTTCTTCTTCAAGTCTTGCTATGTGTGGCGGCTTCGATCTGGAAAGCTGCAGGACGGCTACCCAGCTCTGGCCTCCCGCCACTGGCAGGGGATCCCCAGTTCTGTTGATGCCACCTTCGAGGACCCTCTGGGCAACATCTGGTTTTTCCAAG ATTCTCAGTACTGGATTTACGATGGTGAGAGACAGGTATCTGGTCCCACCCCGACTGTGGAGCTGGGCCTCCCTGCATCccctgtgcaggcagctctggtGTGGGGGACTGATAAAAACAAGATCTACATCTTCAGTGGAGGCAACTACTGGCGCTTCAACCCTCACACCCGCCAGGTGGACATCATCTACCCCCGGACCATGGCCGACTGGCGTGGCATCCCACAGGAGATCGACGCGGCTTTTCAGGATGAGTTTG GCTTTGCCTATTTCCTGA
- the SMARCB1 gene encoding SWI/SNF-related matrix-associated actin-dependent regulator of chromatin subfamily B member 1 isoform X2 — MMMMALSKTFGQKPVKFQLEEDGEFYMIGSEVGNYLRMFRGSLYKRYPSLWRRLATVEERKKIVASSHENQRSHSPRRYHGYTTLATSVTLLKASEVEEILDGNDEKYKAVSISTEPPTYLREQKAKRNNQWVPTLPNSSHHLDAVPCSTTINRNRMGRDKKRTFPLCFDDHDPAVIHENASQPEVLVPIRLDMEIDGQKLRDAFTWNMNEKLMTPEMFSEILCDDLDLNPLTFVPAIASAIRQQIESYPTDSILEDQSDQRVIIKLNIHVGNISLVDQFEWDMSEKENSPEKFALKLCSELGLGGEFVTTIAYSIRGQLSWHQKTYAFRGVL, encoded by the exons atgatgatgatggcGTTGAGCAAGACCTTCGGGCAGAAGCCCGTCAAATTCCAGCTGGAGGAGGACGGCGAGTTCTACATGATCGGCTCCGAG GTAGGAAACTACTTGCGTATGTTTCGGGGTTCCCTGTACAAGAGATATCCCTCGCTCTGGAGGCGACTAGCCAcagtggaagaaaggaagaagatagTGGCATCTTCACATG AAAATCAGCGGTCTCACAGTCCCAGAAGAT ATCATGGCTATACAACATTAGCCACTAGCGTGACACTGTTAAAGGCCTCTGAAGTGGAAGAGATCTTGGATGGAAACGATGAGAAGTATAAGGCAGTGTCTATCAGCACAGAACCTCCCACCTACCTCAG AGAACAGAAGGCAAAGAGGAACAACCAGTGGGTGCCAACCCTGCCCAACAGCTCTCATCACCTGGATGCAGTGCCATGCTCAACAACGATTAACAGAAATCGCATGGGCAGGGATAAGAAGAGGACATTCCCTCTGTG CTTTGACGACCATGACCCAGCAGTGATCCATGAGAATGCATCCCAGCCGGAGGTTCTGGTTCCAATCAGGCTTGATATGGAAATTGATGGGCAGAAACTGAGAGATGCATTTACGTGGAACATGAATG AAAAGCTAATGACCCCAGAAATGTTCTCTGAGATTCTTTGCGATGACCTGGATTTGAATCCTCTGACCTTTGTCCCTGCTATTGCCTCTGCCATCCGACAACAGATTGAGTCGTACCCAACTGACAGTATCCTAGAAGATCAGTCAGACCAACGAGTTATTATTAAG CTAAACATCCACGTAGGGAACATCTCCCTTGTAGACCAGTTTGAATGGGACATGTCAGAGAAGGAGAATTCACCAGAGAAGTTTGCCTTGAAGCTGTGCTCAGAGCTTGGCCTGGGTGGGGAGTTTGTCACTACTATTGCCTACAGCATCCGGGGACAGCTGAGTTGGCATCAGAAGACATATGCCTTCAG AGGAGTGCTCTAG
- the SMARCB1 gene encoding SWI/SNF-related matrix-associated actin-dependent regulator of chromatin subfamily B member 1 isoform X1, with translation MMMMALSKTFGQKPVKFQLEEDGEFYMIGSEVGNYLRMFRGSLYKRYPSLWRRLATVEERKKIVASSHENQRSHSPRRYHGYTTLATSVTLLKASEVEEILDGNDEKYKAVSISTEPPTYLREQKAKRNNQWVPTLPNSSHHLDAVPCSTTINRNRMGRDKKRTFPLCFDDHDPAVIHENASQPEVLVPIRLDMEIDGQKLRDAFTWNMNEKLMTPEMFSEILCDDLDLNPLTFVPAIASAIRQQIESYPTDSILEDQSDQRVIIKLNIHVGNISLVDQFEWDMSEKENSPEKFALKLCSELGLGGEFVTTIAYSIRGQLSWHQKTYAFSENPLPTVEIAIRNTGDADQWCPLLETLTDAEMEKKIRDQDRNTRRMRRLANTAPAW, from the exons atgatgatgatggcGTTGAGCAAGACCTTCGGGCAGAAGCCCGTCAAATTCCAGCTGGAGGAGGACGGCGAGTTCTACATGATCGGCTCCGAG GTAGGAAACTACTTGCGTATGTTTCGGGGTTCCCTGTACAAGAGATATCCCTCGCTCTGGAGGCGACTAGCCAcagtggaagaaaggaagaagatagTGGCATCTTCACATG AAAATCAGCGGTCTCACAGTCCCAGAAGAT ATCATGGCTATACAACATTAGCCACTAGCGTGACACTGTTAAAGGCCTCTGAAGTGGAAGAGATCTTGGATGGAAACGATGAGAAGTATAAGGCAGTGTCTATCAGCACAGAACCTCCCACCTACCTCAG AGAACAGAAGGCAAAGAGGAACAACCAGTGGGTGCCAACCCTGCCCAACAGCTCTCATCACCTGGATGCAGTGCCATGCTCAACAACGATTAACAGAAATCGCATGGGCAGGGATAAGAAGAGGACATTCCCTCTGTG CTTTGACGACCATGACCCAGCAGTGATCCATGAGAATGCATCCCAGCCGGAGGTTCTGGTTCCAATCAGGCTTGATATGGAAATTGATGGGCAGAAACTGAGAGATGCATTTACGTGGAACATGAATG AAAAGCTAATGACCCCAGAAATGTTCTCTGAGATTCTTTGCGATGACCTGGATTTGAATCCTCTGACCTTTGTCCCTGCTATTGCCTCTGCCATCCGACAACAGATTGAGTCGTACCCAACTGACAGTATCCTAGAAGATCAGTCAGACCAACGAGTTATTATTAAG CTAAACATCCACGTAGGGAACATCTCCCTTGTAGACCAGTTTGAATGGGACATGTCAGAGAAGGAGAATTCACCAGAGAAGTTTGCCTTGAAGCTGTGCTCAGAGCTTGGCCTGGGTGGGGAGTTTGTCACTACTATTGCCTACAGCATCCGGGGACAGCTGAGTTGGCATCAGAAGACATATGCCTTCAG tgagAACCCTTTGCCGACTGTGGAAATTGCTATTCGCAACACAGGGGATGCTGACCAGTGGTGCCCTCTTCTAGAAACCCTCACAGATGCTGAGATGGAGAAGAAGATCAGAGACCAGGACAGAAATACAAG GCGCA